In one window of Heptranchias perlo isolate sHepPer1 chromosome 4, sHepPer1.hap1, whole genome shotgun sequence DNA:
- the hemgn gene encoding hemogen isoform X1: MDTTERTQNTTDQEIPGVLPHRLRDREKLRKRKLEAQEKKTSVWVIKEESKRKRGRKGKASGTSRKHAKNPEHEPEPSSEPVPLQEHDETKDKPVHADPESKRPEPLEESANLSITGETPTTSTDEAGETKSPGAEILEILELQAECVPGENAPFEEHPLYL; the protein is encoded by the exons ATGGACACTACAGAGCGGACCCAGAATACTACTGATCAGGAGATTCCAG GAGTTCTTCCACATCGTTTGAGAGATCGTGAAAAGCTCAGGAAAAGGAAGCTGGAAGCACAAGAGAAGAAAACCTCAGTGTGGGTGATTAA GGAGGAATCTaagagaaaaagaggaagaaaagGAAAGGCAAGTGGAACAAGTAGAAAGCATGCTAAAAACCCTGAACACGAGCCTGAACCTAGCTCAGAACCAGTGCCTCTACAAGAGCACGATGAGACCAAAGACAAACCAGTTCATGCTGATCCTGAAAGCAAGAGGCCTGAACCACTGGAGGAAAGTGCAAATCTTTCAATAACTGGGGAGACTCCCACTACTTCGACAG ATGAGGCCGGAGAAACAAAGTCACCTGGTGCGGAAATACTAGAGATTCTGGAACTCCAAGCAGAATGTGTGCCAGGGGAAAATGCACCATTTGAAGAACATCCACTATACTTGTAA
- the hemgn gene encoding hemogen isoform X2: MDTTERTQNTTDQEIPGVLPHRLRDREKLRKRKLEAQEKKTSVEESKRKRGRKGKASGTSRKHAKNPEHEPEPSSEPVPLQEHDETKDKPVHADPESKRPEPLEESANLSITGETPTTSTDEAGETKSPGAEILEILELQAECVPGENAPFEEHPLYL; the protein is encoded by the exons ATGGACACTACAGAGCGGACCCAGAATACTACTGATCAGGAGATTCCAG GAGTTCTTCCACATCGTTTGAGAGATCGTGAAAAGCTCAGGAAAAGGAAGCTGGAAGCACAAGAGAAGAAAACCTCAGT GGAGGAATCTaagagaaaaagaggaagaaaagGAAAGGCAAGTGGAACAAGTAGAAAGCATGCTAAAAACCCTGAACACGAGCCTGAACCTAGCTCAGAACCAGTGCCTCTACAAGAGCACGATGAGACCAAAGACAAACCAGTTCATGCTGATCCTGAAAGCAAGAGGCCTGAACCACTGGAGGAAAGTGCAAATCTTTCAATAACTGGGGAGACTCCCACTACTTCGACAG ATGAGGCCGGAGAAACAAAGTCACCTGGTGCGGAAATACTAGAGATTCTGGAACTCCAAGCAGAATGTGTGCCAGGGGAAAATGCACCATTTGAAGAACATCCACTATACTTGTAA